The genomic stretch GACAATGTCCACGATGCCGACTGCTGCAAGCGGCCAAGAGACTTTCAGTGTCCCATCAACAAAGTGAGTGGAAAGACACGATAACTGCACAAACCATATCGTGGTATGTATAAATATCCAATATTCAGAAAATTTCTAGACTATTTTTCCAGCTGCATGAATccctgcaaaaaaaaaataccacccAAGTAGCAGAGGAACTATATGATAATTCGAAACGACGGTGTCCTTTTAGTTATGGGAACATTTTTTGGAATGCATAAGCATCTTTTAATGAAACAAAACGGAATGAAATGCCAATGTGTCCTTTCACATATGGGAATTTATAAGAGTTTCGAAGTACAAGTGCAGAAGATTCCAAATCTTTGCCACGATTCGACAGATCCGCCTCCCCTCGGCCAGTACCGAATAGGGTCCATATATCCTTCGCtggtaaaataaaaatcaaatacgacgaagaatatttaaaatttctttttaaattaaattatgtttTATTAGCCGAAAAATAATTCGTAGAGTCCCTTATCAGTTCAAGTATTTCTGCTTAAAGCTATCTATGTGTTCGAGCACCTTAACCGTCATGTTATTGATGTATTCATCTCGGCCCTGTTCGGTGAAGTAGTCCGGCGCACTGCGCCGCGAAACGTAGTGGTTTGGCAGGTTGACCTTGTGCCGTCCAATGGACTTGATGATCAGCCACAGAATGTAGAAGCTGAACCACACCGTAAAGTACAGAGGGATGTACCAGAGCTTGCGGCCAATGTAGAAGTAACTGTACTTCTTGACACGTGGctctggcggcggtggtggtggtgggggctcagttggaggaggtggtggtggtggtggtggaggaggaggaggtggcggtgggtggtgaacgtgatggtgatggtgcgGGTGATCATCGTAGAGAACTTCGGGATAGGTGTCGTCTGGATAGGAGGCGAGTGGATAATCAAAGTGTCCCGGGTAATGACCGTGGTGGTGATCGTGTATGGAATCATGGTCTGGAATGTGGTCATGATCGTGACCGTGATCTTCCGGCTTGGGAGCCGCCGATTCAGGGTGAGATTCAAGCCATCCAGGTGGGGGAGTAGCGTACTCCATGCTGGGATCGTACTTGTGATCATCGTTTCCATGCGATCCGTCATTATGGAGGGCAGGAAGAGGTGAGTTATCACCGTTATCTCCCCCATCATCTCCAGTGTTAGGCATACCCATATCGCCTCCACTGTTAGCGTCCCCTCCATCGGCATCCCCAGCATCCTTTCCATCCTGATCCTTTGTTGGCAGATTATCCATGGCACTGGCGGGCAATACGCCAATCACATCATCACTTCCTTGATCATCATCTGCTACCGGAGCCGCGCTGGGAGAACTGGCGGCTGCATCCTTATCCCCATTACCTCCGACCAGAGGCCCAG from Drosophila pseudoobscura strain MV-25-SWS-2005 chromosome 4, UCI_Dpse_MV25, whole genome shotgun sequence encodes the following:
- the LOC4817581 gene encoding histone-lysine N-methyltransferase SETD1A, which gives rise to MRVERARWVLLACVVLFFGCEQVRAYSQVLITGDQGPRIFKALNTDLIFPKTFNSSENVFSTTEAPVATSSSTTTIPPIPYNHQPESVAETTSSPVFVTPLGATEEKESNAANEELHSEPSIEGASTGRAVDYRTAYPFGQLITPLLKAQQYSSRPAQTRIYPQESPSRYSSSSSRNPSRYPAAKPYYKKGISDRFTPGESTAAGLFKGQHKHNHSHGQDGKVASGSNSVPSYVPPGDAYSFPPLNTKYPSPSQDPKAALPSDTVTSYLPPASGGLSNAGYVYPGPPMPASTGYKYPGPLVGGNGDKDAAASSPSAAPVADDDQGSDDVIGVLPASAMDNLPTKDQDGKDAGDADGGDANSGGDMGMPNTGDDGGDNGDNSPLPALHNDGSHGNDDHKYDPSMEYATPPPGWLESHPESAAPKPEDHGHDHDHIPDHDSIHDHHHGHYPGHFDYPLASYPDDTYPEVLYDDHPHHHHHVHHPPPPPPPPPPPPPPPPTEPPPPPPPPEPRVKKYSYFYIGRKLWYIPLYFTVWFSFYILWLIIKSIGRHKVNLPNHYVSRRSAPDYFTEQGRDEYINNMTVKVLEHIDSFKQKYLN